Proteins encoded together in one Deltaproteobacteria bacterium window:
- a CDS encoding collagen-like protein → MKLKNSLARPLHCSSFERNNKQRRPYEWPYKKVLLSSLVLAMGLILVKGDALAQKFFPVPGKSNLCQDITKCPDIAQILQLKGVPGPQGPAGVQGPKGDKGDPGAIGPAGPADNIYFVTSDKVTVVCANYTVAEPGHRRNQSLIGCTDPNITDATCRSVDIQLSAGLYRTSGTPIKIENGYRFVANVADLMPRRGFESAGVGNAPYTKDGANFSITMRKITSCLDLTNHINGLNDSVSP, encoded by the coding sequence TTGAAATTGAAAAATTCTTTGGCCCGTCCTTTGCACTGTTCAAGTTTCGAACGAAACAACAAACAAAGGAGGCCCTATGAATGGCCATATAAAAAAGTCCTTCTTTCCTCATTAGTCCTCGCGATGGGACTGATATTGGTGAAAGGCGATGCCTTGGCACAGAAATTTTTTCCTGTGCCAGGAAAATCAAATCTCTGCCAGGACATAACGAAATGTCCCGACATCGCTCAAATCCTGCAATTGAAAGGAGTCCCCGGACCACAAGGCCCAGCGGGCGTACAAGGCCCAAAAGGTGACAAAGGAGATCCGGGTGCCATCGGTCCCGCCGGCCCTGCTGATAATATTTATTTCGTTACAAGTGATAAAGTAACGGTAGTGTGTGCCAACTATACCGTAGCAGAACCTGGCCATCGCCGGAATCAATCCCTAATAGGCTGTACAGATCCTAACATTACAGATGCTACATGCAGAAGCGTTGACATACAATTGAGCGCCGGTCTTTATCGAACAAGTGGAACGCCTATCAAGATCGAAAACGGATACAGATTCGTCGCCAATGTTGCTGATCTAATGCCTCGGAGGGGATTCGAATCGGCGGGCGTCGGCAACGCTCCATACACAAAAGATGGTGCTAATTTTTCAATAACAATGAGAAAAATTACGAGCTGTCTTGATTTAACAAACCATATCAATGGGCTAAATGATTCCGTATCTCCGTAA
- a CDS encoding HEPN domain-containing protein → MTVKDLKKLVEYWVEMSSGDMQVARSLLKSKHYSYCLFFCHLAIEKTLKALVVARIRDHAPWTHNLSFLAGKADLTLDDKADVEFLSEMTRWNLEARYPADLEAMKKLINVDVTKGLFSKTEKFIIWLKRQLPKNY, encoded by the coding sequence ATGACCGTCAAGGATTTGAAGAAACTGGTGGAGTATTGGGTTGAGATGTCCTCTGGCGATATGCAGGTGGCTCGCAGTTTGTTGAAATCAAAACATTATTCCTACTGTTTATTTTTCTGTCATTTAGCAATTGAAAAAACACTGAAGGCGCTGGTTGTTGCAAGGATTCGCGATCATGCGCCATGGACACACAATCTTTCTTTTTTGGCCGGCAAGGCGGATTTGACTCTGGATGACAAGGCCGATGTGGAGTTTCTTTCTGAAATGACAAGATGGAATCTTGAGGCAAGGTATCCCGCCGACTTGGAAGCAATGAAAAAGTTGATTAATGTGGACGTGACGAAAGGGCTTTTTTCAAAAACGGAGAAGTTTATTATATGGTTAAAGCGGCAATTGCCAAAAAATTATTAA
- a CDS encoding nucleotidyltransferase domain-containing protein, which yields MVKAAIAKKLLKYRDLLKQKGLPVEGMLLFGSQVSGKSGSESDIDVCIILSRPEGNRIQEGKRLHLLALQIDPRIEPVFFSRKQYQEDKISPLLHEIRKNGIKLS from the coding sequence ATGGTTAAAGCGGCAATTGCCAAAAAATTATTAAAATATCGTGATCTTCTGAAACAAAAAGGGTTGCCCGTTGAAGGAATGCTTTTGTTCGGTTCTCAAGTATCTGGAAAATCAGGATCGGAAAGCGATATTGATGTGTGTATTATTCTTTCCCGCCCGGAAGGCAATCGTATTCAGGAAGGAAAAAGACTCCATCTTTTAGCATTGCAAATTGATCCTCGAATCGAACCCGTTTTTTTTTCCCGCAAACAGTATCAAGAGGACAAAATTTCCCCTCTGTTACACGAGATCCGAAAAAACGGAATCAAACTTTCTTGA